A genomic window from Lotus japonicus ecotype B-129 chromosome 1, LjGifu_v1.2 includes:
- the LOC130725566 gene encoding uncharacterized protein LOC130725566 translates to MFLGAKWLIEDPLQRLYIVDFNMDFTTPTLLQGWGAVVSFYGLDENTLEIAVIDQQFVLNWANVLGAKWLIEDPLQRLYIVDFNMDFTTPTLLQGWGAVVSFYGLDETHWCVLQMVAASHFHMRIFDLLDNEISYDPFRAPVEGSGSVRGEEDEVESVRIDRSEEDALSEALALVPYAPPPSSTDISVEAEQELEMVAHLGGTTVQANEGPPQYRMHLNTTLTPYRAYGSQYNLPRKVAEYVRQNGRQPWVIRGPTGIKKDINILFRPDKTYTKLGKGWRKFCKLHDIQHGQKMSMHFTDGVSRLIDVEIFKLNHEFSIPPVAELSEFGDRDSSPGHNQESFVMDSSSVHRDTPGEDKVQGSKSRKMSCSPLLSNITNIMSVPNDGRSSGMRLDRAINIPGATPNEGYTKSTFCGFHSTSSSNLTHISILQDVHSNGSLKTAEDIIITQQSAAARLRRIQHVKIKRSCLVMDKENFPQRDSNTGTRDSPRLKVKKRNIGKRPNIAQSRASSSKSSVVKTKPGEGVSLCRKLVSEFNAAANSPLNVPNIYDDAELIDEVDLGDASFLCRICHAQMWYEERIDKSKQSNNPEFYRCCMKGKVVLPFISKPPLLLYNLLHGIDSRSKHFKDNIRAYNSMFAFTSIGGKVESSLNNGGGPPQFVLSGQNYHRIGTLLPQAGQSPKFAQLYIYDTQNENSNRMKPFNSMNTAENLDISLVEDLKQMIDENNVLAKSFRKVRDYINEKESSSFALRLFRKRGKDPRTYNLPTSDEIAALIVGDFDTVEVGRDIIVKKDGVLSRIHETHTSFIPLQYPLIFPYGEDGWQEDIPLSGISATTSSRLKPRVTLREFITFRIQERNNEYGNVVLCRRLFQQFVVDCFTMIESQRLSFIRNNQKLIRADFLNGLEEAMSRGETDPSFLGTRIVLPASFIGGKRYMFDCCQDAMAICKRYGYPDLFITVTCNSAWKEIDRFVRPRNVRADERPDVCCRVFKIKLDHLIATLKSGIIFGPLDAGMYTIEFQKRGLPHAHILLWLSKENKLVTTSDIDKCISAEIPDPILYPKLNNVVSTYMLHGPCGSGHYKSPCMTDGKCSKFFPKKFQESTIIDDDGYPVYKRRDTGVYVDKKGIRMDNSFVVPYNPQLLMLYNGHINVEYCNKSNAIKYLFKYVSKGPDRVNVEISNQNKDCTETEVKDEIKQYYDCRYLTPCEAVWRTLKLFIHVKWPSVKKVTFHLPNKQSVCFKDHDDLKRVVDKATEKDTMFIAWMKANCKYGEGKAFTYAEFPSHFVYDEDTHSWHPRKKGTSIGRLQYIPHGVGELYYLRILLTLQKGCTSWESIRTVDDVEYPTFRDACYALGLLADDKEFLDAITEANELASGTQLRKFFVMLLTTNTMSKPEFVWEKSWRILSDSIVYERRKKLRNSDLHINDDDLKNLCLIELEKLLHMNGRSLKDYPCLPFPHLFDDSQFENKFVADELNYDKAEMEDLHKSLLNSLTAEQHKIYKSIMDAVMNRAGGLFFLYGFGGTGKTYLWNTLSAAVRAQGLIVLNVASSGIASLLLPGGRTAHSRFSIPISIKESSTCNVSQGSLKAELLQKTSLIIWDEAPMLNKWCFEALDRTLNDIMKSHQSVDSGMPFGGKVVVLGGDFRQILPVIQKGSRSEIVSATINSSYLWKQCHVLKLTKNMRLISSKCHDEKIEIKRFADWLLDIGDGKVNTIDAEDSTIQIPDDLLILDSDNPIQSLIDFAYPQMLQNLNEKNYKFFEDRAILAPTLESVEIINTEMLGKIPGEIKEYLSCDTTCRSDEDSEVEAEWFTTEFLNNIQCSGIPNHKLSLKVGVPIMLLRNIDQAGGLCNGTRMIVKDMGKNVIVANVVSGKQLGEKVLISRMDLVPTDSGLPFKFVRRQFPIALCFAMTINKSQGQTLSHVGLYLPKPVFTHGQLYVALSRVKSRKGLKILLLDEDGLISKVTKNVVYNEVFQNV, encoded by the exons ATGTTCTTGGGGGCCAAATGGTTGATTGAAGACCCTTTGCAGAGGCTTTACATTGTGGACTTTAATATGGATTTTACAACACCAACTCTCCTTCAAGGTTGGGGTGCAGTTGTTTCATTCTATGGCTTGGATGAGAACACATTG GAAATTGCTGTGATTGACCAACAATTCGTGCTTAACTGGGCTAATGTTCTTGGGGCCAAATGGTTGATTGAAGACCCTTTGCAGAGGCTTTACATTGTGGACTTTAATATGGATTTTACAACACCAACTCTCCTTCAAGGTTGGGGTGCAGTTGTTTCATTCTATGGCTTGGATGAGACACATTGGTGTGTCCTCCAAATGGTTGCTGCATCTCATTTCCACATGAGGATTTTTGACTTATTGGACAATGAGATTAGCTATGATCCCTTTCGAGCACCTGTAGAAGGTTCTGGGTCTGTCAggggggaagaagatgaagtcgagAGCGTCCGGATAGACCGCTCTGAAGAAGATGCTTTGTCAGAAGCTTTAGCCCTTGTGCCATATGCTCCACCACCCTCTAGCACTGATATTTCTGTTGAGGCCGAGCAAGAGCTTGAAATGGTGGCTCACCTGGGAGGAACAACTGTGCAAGCAAATGAAGGGCCACCTCAGTATCGCATGCACCTCAACACGACTCTGACCCCGTACCGTGCGTACGGAAGTCAGTAT aacTTACCTCGAAAGGTGGCTGAATATGTTCGCCAAAACGGACGTCAGCCCTGGGTCATAAGAGGACCAACTGGAATTAAGAAGGACATCAACATCCTTTTCAGGCCAGATAAAACCTACACTAAACTTGGAAAGGGTTGGAGAAAATTTTGTAAACTTCATGACATTCAGCATGGTCAGAAGATGTCAATGCACTTCACTGATGGTGTATCCAGGTTGATTGATGTGGAGATTTTCAA GTTGAATCATGAATTTTCCATACCACCTGTTGCTGAACTTTCTGAATTTGGAGATA GGGATTCTTCACCTGGGCACAATCAGGAAAGTTTTGTTATGGACTCTTCATCTGTGCATAGGGACACGCCTGGCGAAGATAAGGTCCAAG GTTCAAAGTCTAGGAAGATGAGTTGCAGTCCATTGTTATCAAATATAACAAATATCATGTCAGTTCCAAATGATGGAAGATCCAGTGGGATGCGTTTGGATAGAGCAATCAACATTCCAGGTGCCACTCCTAACGAGGGATATACAAAAAGCACATTTT GCGGGTTTCATTCAACATCTTCTTCCAATTTGACTCACATTTCGATTTTGCAAGATGTCCACTCCAATGGTTCCCTAAAAACTG CTGAAGACATTATTATAACCCAGCAGAGTGCAGCTGCAAGGTTAAGGAGAATACAACATGTCAAAATCAAAAGAAGCTGCTTGGTCATGGACAAAGAAAATTTTCCACAACGTGATTCCAACACAG GAACACGTGATTCCCCCAGACTGAAGGTCAAGAAAAGAAATATTGGTAAAAGACCGAATATAGCACAGTCTAGAGCAAGTTCCTCAAAGAGTTCTGTTGTTAAGACTAAGCCTGGGGAAGGTGTATCTCTGTGTCGGAAACTGGTTTCTGAGTTCAATGCAGCTGCTAATTCTCCACTTAATGTTCCAAACATATACGACGATGCTGAGTTAATAG ACGAGGTAGACCTTGGAGATGCATCTTTTCTGTGCAGAATTTGCCATGCTCAGATGTGGTATGAAGAACGAATAGACAAAAGTAAGCAGTCTAATAATCCCGAATTCTATCGGTGTTGTATGAAAGGAAAGGTGGTCTTACCATTTATATCTAAGCCGCCACTGTTGTTGTATAATTTGCTTCATGGTATAGATTCCCGATCAAAACACTTTAAGGATAATATTAGAGCATATAATAGTATGTTCGCCTTTACTTCAATTGGTGGGAAGGTTGAATCCTCTTTGAACAATGGTGGAGGCCCCCCTCAATTTGTGTTGAGTGGCCAAAATTATCACAGAATTGGTACTCTATTACCTCAAGCCGGTCAATCACCAAAATTTGCCCAACTTTATATCTATGACACACAGAATGAAAATTCCAATAGAATGAAGCCGTTTAA CTCAATGAACACAGCGGAGAATTTGGATATATCATTAGTTGAGGATTTAAAGCAAATGATTGATGAGAACAATGTTTTAGCAAAATCATTTCGCAAAGTGCGAGATTATATCAATGAGAAAGAATCTTCGTCATTTGCTTTGAGACTTTTTCGGAAGCGAGGTAAGGACCCCCGAACATATAACCTTCCTACGTCTGACGAGATTGCAGCACTTATTGTAGGAGATTTTGATACAGTTGAAGTTGGTCGTGATATTATTGTCAAAAAAGATGGTGTCCTTTCTAGGATTCACGAAACTCATACTTCGTTTATTCCTTTACAATATCCTTTGATATTTCCTTATGGCGAAGATGGTTGGCAAGAAGATATTCCTTTATCTGGTATTTCTGCTACTACTAGCTCTCGCTTGAAACCTCGCGTCACATTGAGAGAATTCATAACATTCAGAATTCAAGAAAGGAATAATGAGTATGGGAATGTGGTTTTATGCAGAAGGCTTTTTCAACAATTTGTGGTTGATTGCtttactatgattgaatcaCAAAGGCTTTCATTTATTAGAAATAATCAAAAACTGATTCGAGCAGATTTTCTCAATGGCCTTGAAGAAGCAATGTCTAGAGGAGAAACTGATCCAAGTTTTTTAGGGACGCGTATTGTGCTCCCAGCATCCTTTATTGGTGGAAAACGCTATATGTTTGATTGTTGTCAGGATGCAATGGCTATATGCAAGCGTTATGGTTATCCTGACCTTTTCATTACTGTCACCTGCAATTCTGCATGGAAAGAAATTGATAGATTTGTGCGACCACGAAATGTTCGTGCTGACGAACGTCCTGATGTTTGTTGTCGAGTGTTTAAAATCAAACTTGACCATTTAATAGCAACCTTGAAGAGTGGCATCATCTTCGGACCTTTGGATGCAG GTATGTATACAATTGAATTCCAAAAAAGAGGATTACCCCATGCTCATATTTTGTTATGGCTTTCTAAAGAGAACAAATTAGTAACAACTTCTGACATTGATAAATGCATTTCTGCTGAGATTCCTGACCCAATATTATATCCTAAATTAAACAACGTTGTGTCTACTTACATGTTGCATGGGCCTTGTGGTTCGGGACATTACAAATCTCCTTGCATGACAGATGGAAAGTGCAGTAAATTTTTTCCGAAAAAATTCCAAGAAAGCACTAtaattgatgatgatggttATCCTGTTTATAAAAGAAGAGACACTGGAGTTTATGTGGACAAGAAAGGTATTCGCATGGATAATAGTTTTGTTGTCCCTTATAATCCTCAATTACTCATGTTATACAATGGTCATATCAATGTTGAATATTGCAACAAGTCAAATGCAATCAAATATCTCTTCAAATATGTTAGCAAAGGGCCGGATAGAGTAAATGTTGAGATATCCAATCAGAACAAAGATTGCACGGAGACTGAGGTCAAAGATGAAATTaaacaatattatgattgtaGATACCTTACTCCGTGTGAAGCAGTTTGGAGGacattgaaattatttattcatGTCAAATGGCCTTCGGTTAAAAAAGTGACATTTCATCTTCCAAATAAACAAAGTGTTTGTTTTAAAGATCATGATGATTTAAAGCGCGTGGTAGACAAGGCTACTGAAAAAGACACTATGTTTATAGCTTGGATGAAAGCCAATTGTAAGTATGGTGAAGGAAAAGCGTTTACATATGCAGAGTTCCCATCCCATTTTGTATATGATGAAGACACTCATTCATGGCATCCAAGGAAGAAAGGGACATCTATTGGAAGACTCCAATATATTCCTCATGGAGTTGGTGAACTTTATTACTTGAGAATTTTATTGACTCTACAGAAAGGTTGCACAAGTTGGGAGAGCATTCGCACTGTGGATGATGTTGAATATCCTACATTTCGTGACGCATGTTACGCCTTAGGATTATTAGCTGATGATAAGGAATTCTTAGATGCAATTACGGAAGCAAATGAATTAGCATCAG GTACCCAGCTGCGAAAGTTCTTTGTAATGTTGCTTACAACAAACACAATGAGCAAACCTGAATTTGTGTGGGAAAAGTCTTGGAGAATTTTGTCTGACAGTATAGTTTATGAAAGGAGGAAAAAGCTGCGCAATTCAG ATCTTCATAtaaatgatgatgatttaaagaATCTTTGTTTAATAGAATTGGAGAAACTACTGCATATGAATGGAAGATCTTTAAAAGATTATCCATGCTTACCATTTCCACACTTATTTGATGACTCCCAATTTGAGAACAAATTTGTAGCGGATGAATTGAATTATGATAAAGCTGAAATGGAAGATTTGCACAAATCATTACTCAATTCATTAACTGCTGAACAACATAAGATATACAAATCCATAATGGATGCAGTTATGAATAGAGCTGGAGGTCTCTTTTTcttatatggttttggaggtACTGGTAAGACCTATTTGTGGAATACATTATCAGCTGCTGTTAGGGCACAAGGGTTGATTGTATTAAATGTTGCTTCAAGTGGTATTGCTTCTTTGCTTTTACCTGGTGGCAGAACTGCACATTCTAGGTTTTCTATTCCAATTTCTATAAAAGAGAGTTCAACTTGCAATGTATCACAAGGTTCTTTAAAGGCAGAGTTGTTACAAAAAACAAGTTTGATCATATGGGATGAAGCACCCATGCTCAATAAATGGTGTTTTGAAGCATTGGACCGGACTTTAAATGATATAATGAAGTCGCATCAAAGTGTTGATAGTGGCATGCCTTTTGGGGGTAAAGTGGTGGTTTTGGGTGGAGATTTTAGGCAAATTTTGCCAGTTATTCAGAAAGGAAGTCGTTCTGAAATTGTTAGTGCCACAATCAATTCGTCTTATCTTTGGAAGCAATGTCATGTGCTAAAACTTACCAAAAACATGAGGCTTATTAGCTCAAAATGTCATGATGAAAAGATTGAAATTAAAAGGTTTGCTGACTGGCTATTAGACATTGGTGACGGAAAGGTGAATACAATTGATGCAGAAGATTCTACAATTCAGATTCCAGATGATCTTCTTATTCTTGACTCTGATAATCCAATTCAAAGTTTGATTGACTTTGCTTACCCTCAAATGCTGCAAAATTTGAATGAAAAGAATTACAAATTCTTTGAAGATAGGGCTATTTTGGCTCCTACATTAGAAAGTGTAGAAATTATTAATACTGAAATGCTAGGTAAAATTCCAGGTGAGATTAAAGAATATTTGAGTTGTGATACAACTTGCAGGTCAGATGAAGACTCAGAGGTCGAAGCAGAATGGTTCACAACTGAGTTCCTCAATAATATTCAATGTTCCGGTATACCAAATCAcaaattgagtttgaaagtgGGTGTCCCTATTATGTTGTTGCGCAACATTGACCAAGCAGGTGGACTTTGTAATGGTACTAGAATGATTGTTAAAGATATGGGAAAAAATGTTATTGTTGCCAATGTAGTATCAGGGAAGCAGTTAGGTGAGAAGGTTCTTATATCAAGAATGGATTTAGTACCTACAGACTCTGGTTTACCATTTAAATTTGTCAGGAGACAGTTTCCCATTgctttatgttttgcaatgacgattaataaaagtcaaggtCAGACGCTTTCTCATGTCGGTTTGTATTTGCCTAAGCCAGTATTTACTCATGGACAGTTATATGTTGCCTTATCAAGAGTAAAGTCCAGAAAAGGTCTCAAAATTTTATTGTTAGATGAAGATGGATTAATCTCAAAGGTCACCAAAAATGTGGTATACAATGAAGTTTTTCAAAACGTTTGA
- the LOC130730763 gene encoding pentatricopeptide repeat-containing protein At2g30780-like yields the protein MKRVWRFSSNAAARGTRFSSKPKPIPSTTTATTTTTTTTVLSHGLTRHSSTLSTGLTGIVALFTAKSPPNKDELTVKVAILRNELVREASDSAKILRILNENSESLNRPHPAGSVLLELLNQLDSLPSLALQVFNWKRYRKRNDPGTPIDAYEYSKGIKIAGKARNVELAVQLFKEAANKGIKTTGTYNALMGAYMFNGLADKCQELFFDMKKDATCVPSIPTYNILISVFGRLMLVDHMEATLREVNRLGLTLNVSTYNNLIAGYISAWMWDDMERVYQTLKSSGVEPNLKTHLLMIRGYANYSNVEKMEEIYSLVRDHVNKKEIHLIKSMICAYCKSSAADRVMKVEGLLELIPEDDYSPWLNVWLIKLYAREDMLLEMENAINEAFEHKTSVVTVGIMRCIIATYFRCNAVEKLDIFVRRAESAGWKSCRSLYHCKLAMHGLLKQFEEMQYVLREMDDVKLYSTKKTLWIMYKAYLNSGQRAMVSKIVGQMFKHGYEVPLDAFPS from the exons ATGAAGCGAGTATGGAGATTCTCTTCAAACGCAGCAGCGCGTGGAACCCGTTTCTCgtcaaaacccaaacccattccctccaccaccaccgccaccaccaccaccaccaccaccaccgtgcTCTCTCATGGCCTCACCCGCCATTCCAGCACCCTGTCAACCGGACTCACAGgcatcgtcgccttgttcaccGCAAAGTCCCCTCCGAACAAAGACGAACTCACCGTCAAAGTCGCGATTCTCAGGAACGAATTGGTTCGAGAAGCATCGGACTCTGCAAAGATTCTCCGCATCTTGAATGAAAACTCTGAATCTCTGAATCGCCCTCACCCTGCTGGATCCGTTTTGCTTGAGCTTCTCAATCAATTGGATTCATTGCCTTCCCTTGCCCTTCAG GTGTTTAATTGGAAGAGATATAGAAAGAGAAATGATCCTGGAACCCCAATTGATGCATATGAGTACTCTAAGGGTATAAAGATTGCGGGTAAAGCGAGGAATGTTGAACTTGCTGTTCAGTTATTTAAGGAGGCTGCCAACAAGGGTATCAAGACGACCGGCACTTACAACGCGCTTATGGGTGCTTATATGTTCAATGGTCTGGCTGATAAGTGCCAGGAATTGTTTTTTGACATGAAGAAAGACGCTACTTGTGTGCCGTCGATTCCGACTTACAATATTCTTATATCTGTTTTTGGTCGATTAATGCTGGTTGATCACATGGAAGCGACGTTGCGGGAGGTGAATAGGTTGGGGCTTACGCTTAATGTGTCCACTTATAATAATTTGATTGCTGGTTATATCTCGGCTTGGATGTGGGATGACATGGAAAGGGTTTATCAAACGCTGAAGTCGAGCGGTGTCGAGCCTAACTTGAAAACCCACCTGTTAATGATCCGCGGGTATGCGAATTATAGTAATGTGGAGAAGATGGAAGAAATATATTCTTTGGTGAGGGATCATGTgaataaaaaagaaattcaCCTGATCAAGTCTATGATATGTGCCTATTGTAAAAGCTCTGCAGCAGATAGAGTTATGAAAGTAGAGGGCTTGTTAGAGTTAATTCCAGAAGATGATTACAGTCCTTGGTTAAACGTGTGGTTGATTAAGCTATATGCCCGGGAAGACATGTTACTTGAAATGGAGAATGCAATAAATGAAGCATTTGAACATAAAACCTCCGTAGTAACTGTGGGTATTATGAGATGCATAATTGCAACTTATTTTCGGTGCAATGCTGTAGAAAAGCTAGATATTTTTGTGAGACGTGCTGAATCTGCTGGCTGGAAAAGCTGCCGCTCCTTATACCACTGTAAGTTGGCCATGCATGGGTTACTGAAGCAGTTTGAAGAAATGCAATATGTCCTTAGGGAGATGGATGACGTCAAACTTTATTCCACCAAGAAAACATTATGGATAATGTACAAAGCATACTTGAACTCTGGTCAGAGAGCCATGGTTTCAAAAATAGTAGGACAAATGTTCAAGCATGGTTATGAAGTTCCCTTGGATGCATTTCCATCATGA
- the LOC130730762 gene encoding probably inactive leucine-rich repeat receptor-like protein kinase IMK2 produces MDIASSSCYSLLFLCFLHQSAQALLDPTDFLALQSIRKALHDVPGSSFFSSWDFTADPCNFPGVLCDSDKVIALSLGEPRAGSPGLTGKLDNAVGKLSSLAEFTVVPGRIYGHLPQSLSQLKNLRFLGVSRNFISGEIPAGLGQLRSLRTIDLSYNQLAGAIPRSIGALSELTNLALSHNHLSGSVPSFCLAQSLTRLDLKHNMLSGSLAPDSLPPSLQYLSLSWNRFTGPVDRVLTRLNNLNYLDLSLNWFTGPIPAQLFSFPLTSLHLERNQFTGSVQPLNEVTIQTVDLSYNQFSGEISPMLASVQHLYLNNNKFIGQVPGSFVERLMTASIQILYLQHNYLTGIAISPTAEIPMSSTLCLQYNCMVPPPQMTCPVKAGNQKIRPAQQCHNH; encoded by the coding sequence ATGGACATTGCTTCTTCTTCCTGTTATTCTCTGCTTTTCCTCTGTTTCCTTCATCAATCTGCACAAGCCTTATTGGACCCCACCGATTTCTTGGCCCTTCAATCCATTCGCAAGGCGCTTCACGATGTACCAGGTTCCAGTTTCTTCTCTTCTTGGGACTTCACTGCTGATCCTTGCAACTTCCCCGGCGTTCTCTGTGATTCTGATAAGGTCATCGCACTCAGCCTCGGCGAACCGCGAGCTGGTTCGCCGGGTCTCACCGGGAAACTAGACAATGCTGTCGGAAAGTTGTCTTCCCTCGCTGAATTCACTGTTGTTCCCGGCAGGATTTATGGTCATCTTCCACAGTCTCTCTCCCAGCTGAAGAATCTACGGTTTCTTGGCGTCAGCCGGAATTTCATCTCCGGTGAGATTCCGGCTGGGTTAGGCCAGCTCCGAAGCCTTAGAACAATCGATCTCAGCTACAACCAGCTCGCCGGAGCTATTCCTCGGTCGATCGGAGCCTTGTCGGAGCTGACCAACTTGGCACTCAGCCACAATCACCTCTCCGGTTCGGTTCCCTCATTCTGCTTGGCTCAGTCATTAACCCGGCTCGACCTCAAGCACAACATGTTGTCCGGTTCGCTTGCGCCCGAttctcttcctccttccctccaatacctctcaCTTTCCTGGAACCGGTTCACTGGACCGGTGGACCGAGTGCTTACCCGACTCAATAACCTCAACTATTTGGACCTCAGCTTGAACTGGTTCACCGGCCCAATTCCTGCTCAGCTCTTCTCTTTCCCACTAACAAGCCTTCATTTAGAAAGGAATCAATTCACCGGTTCGGTCCAACCGTTGAACGAGGTAACGATCCAGACCGTTGATTTGAGCTATAACCAGTTCTCGGGTGAAATATCCCCCATGCTAGCTAGCGTGCAACACCTTTACCTAAACAACAACAAGTTCATTGGTCAAGTTCCGGGTAGCTTCGTAGAGCGGTTAATGACAGCAAGTATTCAAATATTATATCTGCAACACAATTACCTCACTGGAATTGCGATAAGCCCGACGGCAGAGATTCCAATGAGCAGCACCCTGTGTTTGCAGTATAATTGTATGGTGCCGCCGCCACAGATGACATGCCCCGTCAAAGCGGGTAACCAGAAAATCAGGCCGGCCCAGCAATGCCACAACCATTGA